In Lolium rigidum isolate FL_2022 chromosome 7, APGP_CSIRO_Lrig_0.1, whole genome shotgun sequence, the DNA window TCACCAACAATGTCCTTTTAAGTAGAAAAGATTGGTAACTTGCTCGAATGGAAGAAGTCTGCTTGTTCTTGGTCTATGTCACCTGTCATTTGGTCAGATCTGTTCCCGTGTCCGATTTTAGATGGGCTAATGGAATTACAACATGTTCCCTTCACAAGGAATCGAAATTTTGTATTATTGTGTGTATGCCCTGTTGGGAACCTACCATCATGATTCTGCTTAATGTTCCTGAAGCAATGGAAATGAGCAGAGAAAAATAGCAAAGCAGTCATGTTGCATCTCTAGAAACTGGCAGGCACATCATTTCAGAAATAAAGTGTTCAAAGTTGCAAATATATTTTCAGTATATAAGTTCACAGTAGTATACAATAGCAAAACTCGAGACAACATCAATTTTGAACTTAATAGGATGAGCCGCATGCTTTAAGGTGAGATACAAACTTTTTTCGTTTAAGAAATGCAATAGACCACCATTCTTGCTCCTGTTCTACTTCTTAGTTTATTCTTAAGCAATTCATGAAAAAAAAGTTTTTTGACTTTAGTAGCCATTGAGTAGAATTAGCTATTGGGAACATTGCAGCAGATTGATATTAGTGATAACAAAATTGAAGGATTCTACATAAGAATTGTGAGTTGAGCTTATGAAACCTTGCTTGCTACGAGTGCAGATCTCACCAACAAATTTGAATGCACATTGTGACTAAGTGGGGAGGACCATCTCCATATCAGGATGATTCATTATTTATGACTAGTATAGCACCTACTTACAAAACTAATGGTGTATATACCATAATGTGGCCTGCTTCTTTGGTAGAGTAAGCAAGAGCCCTGGTCAAAGCATTTTGGTTGGAGGAGATGGGCTTTAAGCATGTGGTTGGGGCATGCGTAAGCAAATGAATATCTCTTCATTCCTACACATTGTGGATCTGGTCCTCTGTTTGGTTCTCCAGAAATGAGCTTCCGCTTGTTTGCCCATGTTAATATGCCTTTACTTCACTTAAAATTTCTTTGAATTTTCAAAAGTATCGAGATGCATGAAACCATAGTTGAGGATCAATAGAGGGATTTTTTCTGACGATCAAAATGGAAATTCATACTTATTGTAAGCAGCACGACCAACCATAACTCGATGGGCACCTTGTCTTATGGATGCACTAACCTGCAATCAAACTGAAGGTCTTCAGTGAAACCAACTACTGCAAGGCTACAACTAATGCAAAGGTTGAGACATCGAAATGATGTAATCCTGATAAACTGTACAATAATCAAATCCTGATAAATTAGATAGTAATGTGCTAATTAGGAGAATAACCTAACTCAGACATGCAAAATGTCAATAACTCGCTATCTTGAGCTCTCGTAATAGATATCCAACTAAAACCACTTACTAATTGAGTACATAACCTCATATGTAACAACAAATGATTCTCCAACATAGAAATGTTCAATAGTCATGAAGACATAAACGTTGGAGAAATAATGGTATGCTAAATCACCATGTTGTCTACTCCAATTGTGGAAAACCAGCATGACAAAGGAGGAGCAGGTGCAGACATCAACAGATAGTGGCTCTAAGGAGGGGCAATGTTAGCGTAAAGGGTCAAGTTATTAATCCTAATATTTTCAGAAAGCAAGAAAAATTATCTCGTTCTCTCTGTACCCCCCCCCCTACACACACACACGGACCCACCGAGCATGACACCAACCAATAAGCTAGTGATGTCCATATCTACTGGGGAATCAGCCCCAGAACCACAGTCATGGGGCTTCTAATGAAGACAAGAAAAACAGCAGCTACGATTTGTCAATTTTCAGTGCTCATGTGAAGATACTGGAGACCACGCAGGTTCAATGGCATCTAGCTGAACCCGTCAACACTACCCTTGCTGACCCCTTGAAATTGGACCCACACTGAACTGATGAACATGCTGTCCACTGGGTTATAGTCATACAGATACCAACTTCTAAGAATTGGAGCAACAGAATGTGACGCTCCCATCATTGCATATTTGTTCACAGTAAAAAATAATCAGAAGTAAGATAGTAACTTACTTGATCAATACTCGTTAGGCCTCCATTTAGTGTAAACTGTACCTCTGGGAAGTCCcgcaataaagcataataatactCATACCTGCAATGATACCATAAAAAGGATATTACTAAATTCATTTAACAAAGGTGTGTCTAAATCCAAATTGCAACATAACGAACTATATCTAGGTACTAAGGCCAGGATCAACTATACAGAACTCAGACTTACTCAAAAGTAAAATTTCATTATTGATATTGCAGGCTGGGAATATAAGCACCAAGATATTAAGTCTGAACATTTCAACAAGCAAAGCAGGAGCCGCATGATAGTATCACCATGACACATAAACATGCCATGCTTAGTGCCACCCTTGTATTACAGTTTACGCATCTGGTTTTCAGGCTTTAAGAATATTTGTGTTGTCATTGTGTACATATCTAGGGATATCTTTGTATGCAAAATGAAAATGGTATCAAGAGCACACATACTTTAAAGGAGGAATCTTCCGATTCTCCGCAGGACTGAGACCATTGAGCAATGCCTTCCGGGCATGAATGATAAAATGCCTAGTTGGTGACTTTGAAACAACCGTATCTACAAATTCACCTGGTAAAAAAGTGAAACAAGTAAATCAAGGTTCTCTGAGAACAAGTTAGCTTGCACCGCACAAGTTCCTTTCCTAATCTCTTAAAAATCCTATGAAGATGACTTTATTGGAAAATCAAGGTTCTTTGAAGAAATCTCACAAAGCTCTTGGTAGGAGTCATGATCGTCAACTCCAATTCTGCATTTCACGCTAACAGGGACATCACAATTGGCAGCAATAGCTGACATAGCATCCCCTACAAACTTCAGGAAATTGTATAAAGTTGTATGCAGGTATGGATATGAGCACGTATTCGTATTACATCATGGTTTTGTTATGTAAAGTTCATGAAACAAACCTCTGGATCATACATTAAGCGAGCACCAAAGCAACCATGACCAGCAACTTTGCCGCTGGGGCAACCACAACTACCACGGAAGTTCAAgaatgtgtaaattatatgaaatAGTAGGATATACTGCATAACCAGGTGAGACATGAAGGGGGCTGTTACTTCAGGTTGATCTCATCATATGAATAACCACTTGCTAGTTCAGTGGCCTTCGCCAAATTGTCAAGATTGCTTCCACCAATTTGCAAGACAATAGGATGCTGTTCAGCAGGAAATGCTAAAAATTTGTCCTGCATATTTTGAAAATTAAAGTTAAAATTTACCAGCTTTGCATATACTGGTAATAATCTACAAGTGGAGTAGATCCATTTTATAGACTCATTTCTTTCAATAAAAGAATTGCCAAAAAGAAATATAAATGAAGAAGTCATACTGGTTGACTGGTGATTTACATAGTATAGTATCAATCAATACAGGATTACAGGTGGCATGTGTATAAAATTGAGGTGGTTCCTACACATGTGCTACAACATAGAACGTCCACTGCTGCTTTATCATACAACAATGGAGGATAACTTACTGTAATTTCAGTGGTTTGAATATTACTTCAGATATGCTTTGATGCTATTCATCGGGCTTTACATGATGGAATTAAGTGAAGTTTTGACTTAAGCAAGATTCATTTCTAGCAAGAAACGTCTGACGGTGAAGTCATCTTATTTTACTGTTCAGGCATGTATCGCTTTGCAACGCGCTGTCCAAATCACCCATAATGTGACAAGCATCTTAACTCTCCAATTTATGAAAGAATGTAGATAGAGATCACAAACTAAACGAACTAGATGTCTGAAGTTATACCAAGCTGATTTCTAAATAGAATATGCAGCGTGCACTGAGGTTTAGTGGAATGACATCACTGGTTCTGAAATAATCCACTGGACATGTCAAATTGAACTCCACAATGAGATAGATCCAGGTAAGTGACTCAAAAAGTACTTGAAATGGCTCATAGAAATGGGGAAAAAACAGTGCACGGTGAACAGCAGAGCAGAGAAAGTACATTACACAACCAGTAATCTGAAAACAGGGCTGAAAACTGCATGTGTCAAAAAACAAATCCATAAATTGCATGATTAGTACACATGTAACAAATATTGTGGAGCATATATCACTAAAATTTAAATACAACCAGATTTACCACATAAAACACAATCTGATAGGTTGCTTTGGTACATTGTGTATATtctgaaccaaatctttttaacCAATTCTTTTAAGAGTATTTCTCTTGTAATCTCTTAAAAATGGTTGGGGATACAATAACTGACATTTGCAGCCTCTGCCGGAATTTCCCCCCATCTCTTTCCTAATATGTCTTCAATTCTCATATGGagctcatgttacttcattatacATTTATTACTATGCCATAGTGATGCGGGCCAACTAGTACAATCATAACCACCATGAATCAAAATATCATAGTGAGGTTCAAGAAAATCAGTAGTAATACCAATACACTCAAGCCTAATTGCACAGGACCAAGAAGGGGCAAAAACAGCAAACTCACCAAGCTATCTTTCTGGTGCACAATGGTCTCGGCGACGACCATCTCCGTGTACAACCAGGCGTGCCTCGAAATCAGCCGCGCGAGCGTCCTGTAGTTGTTGTCCGTCcagtccatcatcggcgccacgcTGCAGGGGGGCCAGGAAAACATGCATCAATCAAGTCCGACCATGACCAGGTACATCAAACCATCTCGCCGGTGCCTCTTGCAGATCTGATTCCGCTCACCTGAACAAGGGAGGAAGGTACTCCCCGGCGGGCAGAGAGCTCGCGGCGCGACACGGCCGCACGCCGTGAGCGTGTGGCAGGAGCCGACCGGGATGGCTGCGAAGGAAGAAGGCGCCGGGGTTGCTCGGCAGTAGCGACGGGAGCAGGGCGTGCCTCGCGGCGGACCTCATCGCGATGGctatccggccgccgccgcctctcgtgTCGTGTGTCCTGAGCCCGTACGGGCGAGTCCGCGAGTGGTGCGAGGGCTCGTTACACTTTTGGCCGTTCGATCTAAAGCAAACGGCAGAGATTGCGCAAGCGTGTGAGCAATTGAAGCCACGGGAGTACGTTTTCGCTTCTTCACGTTTGCCCGATTTTTTCATAAATCTACCTCATCTAGCATATAGTAGCATCCTATCAGTCCGTTCCCAAATATAAGACATTTATTTATTCTATTaactaaattaaattaaattgccAAAACATCAAAGATAATATTCATAACATTGTTGTATTTAGAAAAGTTCACTATAACAAACAACACACCAATGGTGGAGCGAGCATCGACGAATCTACGCAAGAGGCTCCATCAATGGATCTCCTCTAGAATTTTGTAAGAAAAAAGATGATTCGTAAGAGGTGTTTTGGGCAAATGAGCGATTACTTGGGTCTAAACTAGGTTTTCAAACTAGGGTGGTTCTTGTTAGAGTAGCCAACGACTATATTAGATCCTATACGGGTAGAAGCTGTAGATGTTGGGTACACTGCGAGATCTGAGAAGAGATAGAGGTGtaccttctcccttcgaggaggagctctcggacgtcgacatggtggcggcggcggagagggtgagcgtgcggtggcgacggtggtggtgcttcccgtgagcactgcgccaaccctagatcggtaggggaTGTCGGTGGGGTGACTAGCGATGCGGTGAACCTCGTACTGCGtgccccggcccccacctctttatatagcgcgggtcacgggggcccaccaaccataacGGGTTGGGCGCCCCGA includes these proteins:
- the LOC124670577 gene encoding tRNA-dihydrouridine(20/20a) synthase-like, encoding MRSAARHALLPSLLPSNPGAFFLRSHPGRLLPHAHGVRPCRAASSLPAGEYLPPLFSVAPMMDWTDNNYRTLARLISRHAWLYTEMVVAETIVHQKDSLDKFLAFPAEQHPIVLQIGGSNLDNLAKATELASGYSYDEINLNCGCPSGKVAGHGCFGARLMYDPEFVGDAMSAIAANCDVPVSVKCRIGVDDHDSYQELCEFVDTVVSKSPTRHFIIHARKALLNGLSPAENRKIPPLKYEYYYALLRDFPEVQFTLNGGLTSIDQVSASIRQGAHRVMVGRAAYNNPWNMLGHVDSEIYGVTTGCSSRRQILENYQVYGDSVIGQYGISKPNVRQLVKPLLHLFHSEPGNGLWKRKADSTLRHCKTLAQFLEETLDAVPDSVLDAPISRETSMEEAYFAHVDSLMPPRYTKLANGSYESPALVTAST